One Pyxicephalus adspersus chromosome 3, UCB_Pads_2.0, whole genome shotgun sequence genomic window carries:
- the LOC140326563 gene encoding uncharacterized protein: MLEPDSNGNVKRSRFFTKDAYGKKLLQQVPVDGEEVITFQAYCSAVSWLANAPQESKLRGFYQTLTSSTLTFNSLQLLLTELYPNEEPKIIRDLCHLMLLEIDKENKGAIDEDQFVAWVQNMPRAQVSSVLQFPILPSDVTPSTEQISPMSASTDLHDKWRISDEQLQQAAFLMAKRRRDWRLLANKLGFLGKDCIFFEQNHSEVREKILDMLNVWRDTSGKEAQSQTLQNALKQTSNADIANEIFNLNF, encoded by the exons ctGCTGCAGCAAGTTCCAGTGGATGGAGAGGAGGTGATAACATTTCAGGCCTACTGCAGTGCGGTCTCATGGCTAGCAAATGCCCCTCAAGAAAGCAAACTCAGAG GGTTCTACCAAACTTTGACCTCCAGTACACTAACATTTAATTCTTTACAACTTCTGCTTACTGAATTATACCCTAATGAAGAACCAAAAATAATCAGAGACCTTTGCCATCTAATGTTGTTAGaaattgataaagaaaataaag GTGCGATTGATGAAGACCAGTTTGTTGCTTGGGTTCAAAATATGCCTCGAGCTCAGGTATCCTCAGTGCTGCAATTCCCAATATTGCCCTCAGATGTGACACCTTCTACAGAACAAATTTCACCTATGTCA GCTAGCACAGATTTGCATGATAAGTGGAGAATAAGTGATGAGCAGCTTCAGCAGGCTGCCTTTCTCATGGCTAAAAGAAGAAGGGACTGGAGACTTCTGGCAAACAAGTTGGGGTTCTTAGGAAAAGATTGCATTTTCTTTGAACAGAACCATTCTGAAGTTAGAGAAAAG ATTTTAGACATGCTGAATGTATGGAGGGATACTTCTGGAAAGGAGGCACAGTCACAGACTCTgcagaatgcactgaaacaaacGAGCAATGCTGACATTGCCAATGAGATATTCAAtcttaatttttaa